The Elaeis guineensis isolate ETL-2024a chromosome 13, EG11, whole genome shotgun sequence genome includes a region encoding these proteins:
- the LOC105032970 gene encoding uncharacterized protein isoform X4 produces MTVAIGERAFSKARVPKSGACLPRISAVFKCGGTTPRLEIENPFKAFQMTTSCMRSLTTMTARITFNPYIPMGRRYDVGMNWFEDENPAAVQSQPRKVQYSDSGDESISDEENAEFTRLSFTSAAAKVQGSYNYNFEGRNQDEACASSAVREQVNELACLHTKTPSPSIPSDVYEVKKGHRIGRGRAKPKFSIHSQSHDEELPWFHEVKGRNEDFSKEVSEGPERQNYFEHRPSGNLMTELLENLQKENDELPAGLLAHEQRGALLSISELLDNLQDKDVQSNGASNLLLQHAKTKNKRAYFAGKRMLPNLGTRTLDDEDPLEVIVGGMSSEDEEVDQNHLSLATQKSKGQTMTDLFQEAFNSSTMEGPLFPTSWQAGAGYHERLQQVMQIEKEKHVEFLKQLQTGQSPLSGSRCMNVQILSRSLEGKLTVCRCLLDESNKSSSCGKGSHKCTDDRGTLKRTVIFSSKVCDNVELDVGNLVRIHPPWKEVQVSKDEKIILCTYFSLVMA; encoded by the exons ATGACGGTCGCGATTGGCGAGAGGGCTTTCAGTAAAGCCCGGGTACCAAAGTCAGGGGCTTGTCTTCCTCGTATCTCGGCTGTCTTCAAATGTGGCGGCACGACGCCTCGCCT AGAAATCGAGAACCCGTTCAAAGCCTTTCAG ATGACGACGAGTTGCATGAGGTCACTTACGACCATGACTGCTCGAATAACCTTCAATCCCTATATTCCCATGGGAAGAAG ATATGATGTCGGAATGAATTGGTTTGAAGATGAGAATCCTGCAGCTGTTCAATCTCAGCCAAGAAAAGTGCAGTACAGTGATTCTGGTGATGAATCTATTTCTGATGAG GAGAATGCTGAATTTACAAGACTTTCCTTCACCTCTGCTGCTGCCAAAGTTCAAGGAAGTTACAACTATAATTTTGAAGGAAGGAACCAAGATGAAGCATGTGCATCATCTGCAGTTAGAGAGCAAGTCAACGAGTTAGCTTGTTTACATACAAAGACTCCCAGTCCCTCAATTCCCTCTGATGTATATGAAGTGAAGAAAGGTCACAGGA TTGGCAGAGGCAGAGCCAAGcccaaattttcaattcattcccaGTCACATGATGAGGAGCTTCCCTGGTTTCATGAGGTGAAGGGCCGAAATGAAGATTTTTCCAAGGAGGTATCTGAAGGCCCTGAAAGACAAAATTACTTTGAGCATAGACCTTCAGGAAATTTGATGACTGAGCTATTAGaaaatcttcaaaaggaaaatgaTGAACTGCCTGCTGGGTTATTGGCTCATGAACAAAGAGGAGCTTTGCTTTCAATATCCGAGCTGCTGGATAATTTACAAGATAAGGATGTTCAATCTAATGGGGCTTCAAACTTA TTGCTGCAGCATGCTAAAACAAAGAACAAGAGGGCCTATTTTGCTGGAAAAAGAATGTTGCCTAACTTAGGTACAAGAACTCTTGATGATGAAGATCCCCTCGAGGTTATCGTAGGTGGAATGTCCAGTGAGGATGAG GAGGTTGATCAAAACCATTTAAGTCTTGCAACTCAAAAGTCCAAAGGACAGACAATGACAGATTTGTTTCAGGAAGCTTTTAATTCATCTACAATGGAGGGACCCCTATTTCCCACTAGTTGGCAGGCAGG GGCTGGATATCATGAAAGGCTACAGCAGGTCATGCAgattgaaaaagaaaagcatgtgGAATTTTTGAAGCAGCTACAGACTGGGCAAAGTCCATTAA GTGGTTCAAGGTGCATGAATGTGCAGATTTTGTCAAGATCATTGGAAGGAAAGTTGACAGTTTGCCGTTGCTTGCTTGATGAAAGCAATAAG AGTTCCTCATGTGGGAAAGGCTCCCACAAATGCACTGATGATAGAGGAACCCTAAAGCGAACAGTTATTTTCAGTTCAAAGGTATGTGACAATGTGGAGCTTGACGTAGGAAACTTGGTTCGTATTCATCCACCATG GAAAGAAGTACAGGTGAGCAAAGATGAGAAGATCATTCTGTGCACTTATTTCTCTTTGGTTATGGCATGA
- the LOC105032970 gene encoding uncharacterized protein isoform X1 — translation MTVAIGERAFSKARVPKSGACLPRISAVFKCGGTTPRLEIENPFKAFQMTTSCMRSLTTMTARITFNPYIPMGRRYDVGMNWFEDENPAAVQSQPRKVQYSDSGDESISDEENAEFTRLSFTSAAAKVQGSYNYNFEGRNQDEACASSAVREQVNELACLHTKTPSPSIPSDVYEVKKGHRSMYLHFLFVFFILKFCDNFISETGGTIAFISRGIDWICNPLLKVGRGRAKPKFSIHSQSHDEELPWFHEVKGRNEDFSKEVSEGPERQNYFEHRPSGNLMTELLENLQKENDELPAGLLAHEQRGALLSISELLDNLQDKDVQSNGASNLLLQHAKTKNKRAYFAGKRMLPNLGTRTLDDEDPLEVIVGGMSSEDEEVDQNHLSLATQKSKGQTMTDLFQEAFNSSTMEGPLFPTSWQAGAGYHERLQQVMQIEKEKHVEFLKQLQTGQSPLSGSRCMNVQILSRSLEGKLTVCRCLLDESNKSSSCGKGSHKCTDDRGTLKRTVIFSSKVCDNVELDVGNLVRIHPPWKEVQVSKDEKIILCTYFSLVMA, via the exons ATGACGGTCGCGATTGGCGAGAGGGCTTTCAGTAAAGCCCGGGTACCAAAGTCAGGGGCTTGTCTTCCTCGTATCTCGGCTGTCTTCAAATGTGGCGGCACGACGCCTCGCCT AGAAATCGAGAACCCGTTCAAAGCCTTTCAG ATGACGACGAGTTGCATGAGGTCACTTACGACCATGACTGCTCGAATAACCTTCAATCCCTATATTCCCATGGGAAGAAG ATATGATGTCGGAATGAATTGGTTTGAAGATGAGAATCCTGCAGCTGTTCAATCTCAGCCAAGAAAAGTGCAGTACAGTGATTCTGGTGATGAATCTATTTCTGATGAG GAGAATGCTGAATTTACAAGACTTTCCTTCACCTCTGCTGCTGCCAAAGTTCAAGGAAGTTACAACTATAATTTTGAAGGAAGGAACCAAGATGAAGCATGTGCATCATCTGCAGTTAGAGAGCAAGTCAACGAGTTAGCTTGTTTACATACAAAGACTCCCAGTCCCTCAATTCCCTCTGATGTATATGAAGTGAAGAAAGGTCACAGGAGTATGTATCTTCATTTCCTGTTCGTTTTTTtcattctaaaattttgtgaTAACTTCATCTCTGAGACTGGTGGTACTATTGCTTTCATTTCCCGGGGGATTGATTGGATATGTAATCCATTGCTTAAAG TTGGCAGAGGCAGAGCCAAGcccaaattttcaattcattcccaGTCACATGATGAGGAGCTTCCCTGGTTTCATGAGGTGAAGGGCCGAAATGAAGATTTTTCCAAGGAGGTATCTGAAGGCCCTGAAAGACAAAATTACTTTGAGCATAGACCTTCAGGAAATTTGATGACTGAGCTATTAGaaaatcttcaaaaggaaaatgaTGAACTGCCTGCTGGGTTATTGGCTCATGAACAAAGAGGAGCTTTGCTTTCAATATCCGAGCTGCTGGATAATTTACAAGATAAGGATGTTCAATCTAATGGGGCTTCAAACTTA TTGCTGCAGCATGCTAAAACAAAGAACAAGAGGGCCTATTTTGCTGGAAAAAGAATGTTGCCTAACTTAGGTACAAGAACTCTTGATGATGAAGATCCCCTCGAGGTTATCGTAGGTGGAATGTCCAGTGAGGATGAG GAGGTTGATCAAAACCATTTAAGTCTTGCAACTCAAAAGTCCAAAGGACAGACAATGACAGATTTGTTTCAGGAAGCTTTTAATTCATCTACAATGGAGGGACCCCTATTTCCCACTAGTTGGCAGGCAGG GGCTGGATATCATGAAAGGCTACAGCAGGTCATGCAgattgaaaaagaaaagcatgtgGAATTTTTGAAGCAGCTACAGACTGGGCAAAGTCCATTAA GTGGTTCAAGGTGCATGAATGTGCAGATTTTGTCAAGATCATTGGAAGGAAAGTTGACAGTTTGCCGTTGCTTGCTTGATGAAAGCAATAAG AGTTCCTCATGTGGGAAAGGCTCCCACAAATGCACTGATGATAGAGGAACCCTAAAGCGAACAGTTATTTTCAGTTCAAAGGTATGTGACAATGTGGAGCTTGACGTAGGAAACTTGGTTCGTATTCATCCACCATG GAAAGAAGTACAGGTGAGCAAAGATGAGAAGATCATTCTGTGCACTTATTTCTCTTTGGTTATGGCATGA
- the LOC105032970 gene encoding uncharacterized protein isoform X5 — protein sequence MWRHDASPRNREPVQSLSDDDELHEVTYDHDCSNNLQSLYSHGKKKLAVSSSRYDVGMNWFEDENPAAVQSQPRKVQYSDSGDESISDEENAEFTRLSFTSAAAKVQGSYNYNFEGRNQDEACASSAVREQVNELACLHTKTPSPSIPSDVYEVKKGHRIGRGRAKPKFSIHSQSHDEELPWFHEVKGRNEDFSKEVSEGPERQNYFEHRPSGNLMTELLENLQKENDELPAGLLAHEQRGALLSISELLDNLQDKDVQSNGASNLLLQHAKTKNKRAYFAGKRMLPNLGTRTLDDEDPLEVIVGGMSSEDEEVDQNHLSLATQKSKGQTMTDLFQEAFNSSTMEGPLFPTSWQAGAGYHERLQQVMQIEKEKHVEFLKQLQTGQSPLSGSRCMNVQILSRSLEGKLTVCRCLLDESNKSSSCGKGSHKCTDDRGTLKRTVIFSSKVCDNVELDVGNLVRIHPPWKEVQVSKDEKIILCTYFSLVMA from the exons ATGTGGCGGCACGACGCCTCGCCT AGAAATCGAGAACCCGTTCAAAGCCTTTCAG ATGACGACGAGTTGCATGAGGTCACTTACGACCATGACTGCTCGAATAACCTTCAATCCCTATATTCCCATGGGAAGAAG AAGTTGGCGGTATCCTCATCCAGATATGATGTCGGAATGAATTGGTTTGAAGATGAGAATCCTGCAGCTGTTCAATCTCAGCCAAGAAAAGTGCAGTACAGTGATTCTGGTGATGAATCTATTTCTGATGAG GAGAATGCTGAATTTACAAGACTTTCCTTCACCTCTGCTGCTGCCAAAGTTCAAGGAAGTTACAACTATAATTTTGAAGGAAGGAACCAAGATGAAGCATGTGCATCATCTGCAGTTAGAGAGCAAGTCAACGAGTTAGCTTGTTTACATACAAAGACTCCCAGTCCCTCAATTCCCTCTGATGTATATGAAGTGAAGAAAGGTCACAGGA TTGGCAGAGGCAGAGCCAAGcccaaattttcaattcattcccaGTCACATGATGAGGAGCTTCCCTGGTTTCATGAGGTGAAGGGCCGAAATGAAGATTTTTCCAAGGAGGTATCTGAAGGCCCTGAAAGACAAAATTACTTTGAGCATAGACCTTCAGGAAATTTGATGACTGAGCTATTAGaaaatcttcaaaaggaaaatgaTGAACTGCCTGCTGGGTTATTGGCTCATGAACAAAGAGGAGCTTTGCTTTCAATATCCGAGCTGCTGGATAATTTACAAGATAAGGATGTTCAATCTAATGGGGCTTCAAACTTA TTGCTGCAGCATGCTAAAACAAAGAACAAGAGGGCCTATTTTGCTGGAAAAAGAATGTTGCCTAACTTAGGTACAAGAACTCTTGATGATGAAGATCCCCTCGAGGTTATCGTAGGTGGAATGTCCAGTGAGGATGAG GAGGTTGATCAAAACCATTTAAGTCTTGCAACTCAAAAGTCCAAAGGACAGACAATGACAGATTTGTTTCAGGAAGCTTTTAATTCATCTACAATGGAGGGACCCCTATTTCCCACTAGTTGGCAGGCAGG GGCTGGATATCATGAAAGGCTACAGCAGGTCATGCAgattgaaaaagaaaagcatgtgGAATTTTTGAAGCAGCTACAGACTGGGCAAAGTCCATTAA GTGGTTCAAGGTGCATGAATGTGCAGATTTTGTCAAGATCATTGGAAGGAAAGTTGACAGTTTGCCGTTGCTTGCTTGATGAAAGCAATAAG AGTTCCTCATGTGGGAAAGGCTCCCACAAATGCACTGATGATAGAGGAACCCTAAAGCGAACAGTTATTTTCAGTTCAAAGGTATGTGACAATGTGGAGCTTGACGTAGGAAACTTGGTTCGTATTCATCCACCATG GAAAGAAGTACAGGTGAGCAAAGATGAGAAGATCATTCTGTGCACTTATTTCTCTTTGGTTATGGCATGA
- the LOC105032969 gene encoding GTP-binding protein BRASSINAZOLE INSENSITIVE PALE GREEN 2, chloroplastic: MAEAVAFASAARLPRELFSHPGRRNPGGQLVPSPFSCLPSSFPPSSSSPPFSSALQFPTRRTSLSCSCSLGTPAPAKPLSQKAPLFSEGRDEDEGRLICPGCGVFMQDSDPNLPGYYQKRVARDQKKIEDGSIDLWSESDEILEEEDEGIDGLSSRSDSEGGLLDESSVDGTKEKEEIKGEIDWDLDWEEEEDEEEKWRKELDGFAPAGVGYGNITEETLQKMKKEKISKSEKKRKVREAKRSEEEETVTVCARCHSLRNYGQVKNQKAENLIPDFDFDRLISTRLMKPMTSAPVVVMVVDCVDFDGSFPKRAAKSLFKALEGSNRDSKVSKLPKLVLVATKVDLLPSQISPTRLDRWVRHRAKAAGTPKLNAVYLVSARKDLGVRNLISYIKELAGPRGNVWVIGAQNAGKSTLINAFAKREGVKITRLTEAAVPGTTLGILRIGGILPAKAKMYDTPGLLHPYLITMRLNREEQKMVEIRKELQPRTFRVKAGQTVHVGGLMRLDLTQSSVETIYVTVWASPNLSLHMGKTENADEIRMKHFGIRLQPPIGQDRLSELGEWKQREIKVSGISWEINSVDIATSGLGWFSLGLKGDATVMLWTLDGVEVTQREPLVLDRAPFLERPGFLLPKAISDAIGNQSRIEAQNRKLKEERADSLLEASI; encoded by the exons ATGGCGGAAGCCGTCGCTTTCGCCTCTGCGGCTCGACTCCCCCGAGAGCTCTTCAGCCATCCTGGAAGAAGAAACCCAGGTGGTCAGCTagttccttctcccttctcttgcctcccctcttcttttcctccttcctcttcctctcctcccttCTCCTCTGCTCTCCAATTCCCCACCCGGAGAACTTCTCTCTCTTGCTCTTGCTCCCTCGGGACGCCGGCACCAGCCAAGCCTTTGAGTCAAAAAGCTCCCCTTTTTAGCGAGGGAAGGGATGAGGACGAGGGCCGACTCATCTGCCCCGGCTGCGGAGTCTTCATGCAGGACTCCGACCCCAATCTCCCTGGCTATTACCAGAAACGCGTCGCTCGGGACCAAAAGAAAATCGAAGACGGTTCTATCGATCTTTGGTCCGAATCCGATGAAATCCTCGAAGAAGAGGACGAAGGAATCGATGGATTGTCGTCAAGATCTGATTCCGAAGGCGGCCTTTTGGATGAGAGTTCGGTAGACGGAACGAAGGAAAAAGAGGAGATAAAAGGAGAAATTGATTGGGATCTAGATtgggaggaggaagaggatgaagagGAGAAATGGAGGAAGGAGTTGGATGGATTCGCCCCAGCCGGCGTTGGGTATGGCAACATCACTGAGGAGACACTGCagaagatgaagaaggagaagatctCAAAGTCTGAGAAGAAACGGAAGGTGAGAGAGGCTAAGAGAAGCGAGGAAGAGGAGACAGTCACCGTCTGCGCCAGATGCCACTCTTTGAGGAACTATGGGCAGGTGAAGAACCAAAAAGCAGAAAATTTGATACCAGACTTTGATTTCGATCGTCTCATCTCCACCCGGCTGATGAAACCCATGACGAGCGCTCCGGTGGTGGTGATGGTCGTCGACTGCGTAGATTTTGATGGTTCATTCCCAAAACGAGCAGCCAAGTCTTTGTTCAAAGCCTTGGAGGGAAGCAACAGAGACTCCAAAGTGAGCAAATTGCCAAAGCTTGTTCTTGTCGCAACAAAGGTGGATCTCCTCCCCTCACAGATTTCTCCGACAAGGTTGGACCGATGGGTCCGTCACAGGGCGAAGGCTGCAGGAACACCTAAGCTAAATGCTGTTTATCTGGTCAGTGCTCGCAAGGATCTGGGGGTGAGGAATTTGATTTCTTATATCAAGGAATTGGCAGGACCCCGTGGGAATGTTTGGGTGATTGGAGCTCAGAATGCTGGAAAATCTACTCTAATTAATGCATTTGCTAAGCGAGAAGGTGTTAAGATTACTAGACTTACTGAGGCGGCGGTGCCAGGGACTACATTGGGGATACTGAGAATTGGGGGGATTTTGCCAGCGAAAGCAAAGATGTATGATACTCCAGGTCTTTTGCATCCATACCTGATAACAATGAGATTAAACAGGGAGGAGCAGAAGATGGTGGAAATCCGGAAGGAGCTGCAGCCAAGGACCTTCAGGGTGAAG GCTGGGCAAACAGTTCATGTTGGTGGGTTGATGAGACTAGATCTGACACAGTCTTCTGTGGAGACTATTTATGTCACTGTTTGGGCATCACcaaatctctctcttcatatgggGAAGACTGAAAATGCAGATGAGATACGGATGAAGCATTTTGGTATCAGACTACAG CCACCCATTGGACAGGATCGATTGTCTGAACTTGGTGAGTGGAAACAGAGAGAGATCAAGGTTTCTGGGATCAGCTGGGAAATAAATAGTGTTGATATTGCTACTTCTGGGCTGGGATGGTTTTCTTTGGGACTTAAAGGCGATGCTACTGTGATGTTGTGGACCTTGGATGGTGTTGAAGTAACACAGAGAGAACCATTGGTTCTTGATAGAGCTCCATTTCTGGAAAGGCCTGGATTTCTGTTGCCCAAGGCTATATCTGATGCCATTGGTAACCAAAGTAGGATTGAGGCACAGAATAGAaagctgaaagaagagagagctgaTTCTCTTTTGGAAGCAAGTATCTAA
- the LOC105032970 gene encoding uncharacterized protein isoform X3 translates to MTVAIGERAFSKARVPKSGACLPRISAVFKCGGTTPRLEIENPFKAFQMTTSCMRSLTTMTARITFNPYIPMGRRYDVGMNWFEDENPAAVQSQPRKVQYSDSGDESISDEENAEFTRLSFTSAAAKVQGSYNYNFEGRNQDEACASSAVREQVNELACLHTKTPSPSIPSDVYEVKKGHRSMYLHFLFVFFILKFCDNFISETGGTIAFISRGIDWICNPLLKVGRGRAKPKFSIHSQSHDEELPWFHEVKGRNEDFSKEVSEGPERQNYFEHRPSGNLMTELLENLQKENDELPAGLLAHEQRGALLSISELLDNLQDKDVQSNGASNLLLQHAKTKNKRAYFAGKRMLPNLGTRTLDDEDPLEVIVGGMSSEDEEVDQNHLSLATQKSKGQTMTDLFQEAFNSSTMEGPLFPTSWQAGAGYHERLQQVMQIEKEKHVEFLKQLQTGQSPLSGSRCMNVQILSRSLEGKLTVCRCLLDESNKSSSCGKGSHKCTDDRGTLKRTVIFSSKERSTGEQR, encoded by the exons ATGACGGTCGCGATTGGCGAGAGGGCTTTCAGTAAAGCCCGGGTACCAAAGTCAGGGGCTTGTCTTCCTCGTATCTCGGCTGTCTTCAAATGTGGCGGCACGACGCCTCGCCT AGAAATCGAGAACCCGTTCAAAGCCTTTCAG ATGACGACGAGTTGCATGAGGTCACTTACGACCATGACTGCTCGAATAACCTTCAATCCCTATATTCCCATGGGAAGAAG ATATGATGTCGGAATGAATTGGTTTGAAGATGAGAATCCTGCAGCTGTTCAATCTCAGCCAAGAAAAGTGCAGTACAGTGATTCTGGTGATGAATCTATTTCTGATGAG GAGAATGCTGAATTTACAAGACTTTCCTTCACCTCTGCTGCTGCCAAAGTTCAAGGAAGTTACAACTATAATTTTGAAGGAAGGAACCAAGATGAAGCATGTGCATCATCTGCAGTTAGAGAGCAAGTCAACGAGTTAGCTTGTTTACATACAAAGACTCCCAGTCCCTCAATTCCCTCTGATGTATATGAAGTGAAGAAAGGTCACAGGAGTATGTATCTTCATTTCCTGTTCGTTTTTTtcattctaaaattttgtgaTAACTTCATCTCTGAGACTGGTGGTACTATTGCTTTCATTTCCCGGGGGATTGATTGGATATGTAATCCATTGCTTAAAG TTGGCAGAGGCAGAGCCAAGcccaaattttcaattcattcccaGTCACATGATGAGGAGCTTCCCTGGTTTCATGAGGTGAAGGGCCGAAATGAAGATTTTTCCAAGGAGGTATCTGAAGGCCCTGAAAGACAAAATTACTTTGAGCATAGACCTTCAGGAAATTTGATGACTGAGCTATTAGaaaatcttcaaaaggaaaatgaTGAACTGCCTGCTGGGTTATTGGCTCATGAACAAAGAGGAGCTTTGCTTTCAATATCCGAGCTGCTGGATAATTTACAAGATAAGGATGTTCAATCTAATGGGGCTTCAAACTTA TTGCTGCAGCATGCTAAAACAAAGAACAAGAGGGCCTATTTTGCTGGAAAAAGAATGTTGCCTAACTTAGGTACAAGAACTCTTGATGATGAAGATCCCCTCGAGGTTATCGTAGGTGGAATGTCCAGTGAGGATGAG GAGGTTGATCAAAACCATTTAAGTCTTGCAACTCAAAAGTCCAAAGGACAGACAATGACAGATTTGTTTCAGGAAGCTTTTAATTCATCTACAATGGAGGGACCCCTATTTCCCACTAGTTGGCAGGCAGG GGCTGGATATCATGAAAGGCTACAGCAGGTCATGCAgattgaaaaagaaaagcatgtgGAATTTTTGAAGCAGCTACAGACTGGGCAAAGTCCATTAA GTGGTTCAAGGTGCATGAATGTGCAGATTTTGTCAAGATCATTGGAAGGAAAGTTGACAGTTTGCCGTTGCTTGCTTGATGAAAGCAATAAG AGTTCCTCATGTGGGAAAGGCTCCCACAAATGCACTGATGATAGAGGAACCCTAAAGCGAACAGTTATTTTCAGTTCAAAG GAAAGAAGTACAGGTGAGCAAAGATGA
- the LOC105032970 gene encoding uncharacterized protein isoform X2, producing the protein MWRHDASPRNREPVQSLSDDDELHEVTYDHDCSNNLQSLYSHGKKKLAVSSSRYDVGMNWFEDENPAAVQSQPRKVQYSDSGDESISDEENAEFTRLSFTSAAAKVQGSYNYNFEGRNQDEACASSAVREQVNELACLHTKTPSPSIPSDVYEVKKGHRSMYLHFLFVFFILKFCDNFISETGGTIAFISRGIDWICNPLLKVGRGRAKPKFSIHSQSHDEELPWFHEVKGRNEDFSKEVSEGPERQNYFEHRPSGNLMTELLENLQKENDELPAGLLAHEQRGALLSISELLDNLQDKDVQSNGASNLLLQHAKTKNKRAYFAGKRMLPNLGTRTLDDEDPLEVIVGGMSSEDEEVDQNHLSLATQKSKGQTMTDLFQEAFNSSTMEGPLFPTSWQAGAGYHERLQQVMQIEKEKHVEFLKQLQTGQSPLSGSRCMNVQILSRSLEGKLTVCRCLLDESNKSSSCGKGSHKCTDDRGTLKRTVIFSSKVCDNVELDVGNLVRIHPPWKEVQVSKDEKIILCTYFSLVMA; encoded by the exons ATGTGGCGGCACGACGCCTCGCCT AGAAATCGAGAACCCGTTCAAAGCCTTTCAG ATGACGACGAGTTGCATGAGGTCACTTACGACCATGACTGCTCGAATAACCTTCAATCCCTATATTCCCATGGGAAGAAG AAGTTGGCGGTATCCTCATCCAGATATGATGTCGGAATGAATTGGTTTGAAGATGAGAATCCTGCAGCTGTTCAATCTCAGCCAAGAAAAGTGCAGTACAGTGATTCTGGTGATGAATCTATTTCTGATGAG GAGAATGCTGAATTTACAAGACTTTCCTTCACCTCTGCTGCTGCCAAAGTTCAAGGAAGTTACAACTATAATTTTGAAGGAAGGAACCAAGATGAAGCATGTGCATCATCTGCAGTTAGAGAGCAAGTCAACGAGTTAGCTTGTTTACATACAAAGACTCCCAGTCCCTCAATTCCCTCTGATGTATATGAAGTGAAGAAAGGTCACAGGAGTATGTATCTTCATTTCCTGTTCGTTTTTTtcattctaaaattttgtgaTAACTTCATCTCTGAGACTGGTGGTACTATTGCTTTCATTTCCCGGGGGATTGATTGGATATGTAATCCATTGCTTAAAG TTGGCAGAGGCAGAGCCAAGcccaaattttcaattcattcccaGTCACATGATGAGGAGCTTCCCTGGTTTCATGAGGTGAAGGGCCGAAATGAAGATTTTTCCAAGGAGGTATCTGAAGGCCCTGAAAGACAAAATTACTTTGAGCATAGACCTTCAGGAAATTTGATGACTGAGCTATTAGaaaatcttcaaaaggaaaatgaTGAACTGCCTGCTGGGTTATTGGCTCATGAACAAAGAGGAGCTTTGCTTTCAATATCCGAGCTGCTGGATAATTTACAAGATAAGGATGTTCAATCTAATGGGGCTTCAAACTTA TTGCTGCAGCATGCTAAAACAAAGAACAAGAGGGCCTATTTTGCTGGAAAAAGAATGTTGCCTAACTTAGGTACAAGAACTCTTGATGATGAAGATCCCCTCGAGGTTATCGTAGGTGGAATGTCCAGTGAGGATGAG GAGGTTGATCAAAACCATTTAAGTCTTGCAACTCAAAAGTCCAAAGGACAGACAATGACAGATTTGTTTCAGGAAGCTTTTAATTCATCTACAATGGAGGGACCCCTATTTCCCACTAGTTGGCAGGCAGG GGCTGGATATCATGAAAGGCTACAGCAGGTCATGCAgattgaaaaagaaaagcatgtgGAATTTTTGAAGCAGCTACAGACTGGGCAAAGTCCATTAA GTGGTTCAAGGTGCATGAATGTGCAGATTTTGTCAAGATCATTGGAAGGAAAGTTGACAGTTTGCCGTTGCTTGCTTGATGAAAGCAATAAG AGTTCCTCATGTGGGAAAGGCTCCCACAAATGCACTGATGATAGAGGAACCCTAAAGCGAACAGTTATTTTCAGTTCAAAGGTATGTGACAATGTGGAGCTTGACGTAGGAAACTTGGTTCGTATTCATCCACCATG GAAAGAAGTACAGGTGAGCAAAGATGAGAAGATCATTCTGTGCACTTATTTCTCTTTGGTTATGGCATGA